From one Grus americana isolate bGruAme1 chromosome 32, bGruAme1.mat, whole genome shotgun sequence genomic stretch:
- the LOC129198423 gene encoding class I histocompatibility antigen, F10 alpha chain-like isoform X4, with amino-acid sequence MGPGAVAGAAAGGPRRGSERETGRTVPGADWMRDNLDQQYWDGQTQIAQSNQQVNRVNLDTARDRYNQSGGAHTLQRMYGCDLLEDGSTRGYWQDAYVGRDFIAFDMDTMTFTAADAAAQITKRKWEADGTVAERWKHYLQNTCVEWLRKYVSYGQAVLEKKERPTVRVSGQETPGILTLHCRAYGFYPRPITVSWLKDGEVRDHETERGSITPNSNGTYYTWASITARPEEKDKYRCRVEHASLPEPGLFAWESESNLLAIVLGVIVAILAVIAIIAGVVILKQRSGKKGYGMASSTDRGAGSSAQVMNA; translated from the exons atGGGGCCGGGCGCtgtggctggggctgctgctgggggtccTCGGCGGGGCAGCGAGCG CGAGACGGGGAGGACGGTGCCTGGGGCGGACTGGATGAGGGACAACCTGGATCAGCAGTACTGGGACGGGCAGACCCAGATTGCACAGAGCAATCAGCAGGTTAACCGTGTGAACCTGGACACAGCGCGGGACCGCTACAACCAGAGCGGGG GGGCTCACACGCTGCAGCGCATGTACGGCTGTGACCTCCTGGAGGATGGTAGCACCAGGGGGTATTGGCAGGACGCCTACGTCGGGAGGGACTTCATCGCCTTTGACATGGACACGATGACGTTCACTGCGGCGGACGCAGCAGCGCAAATCACCAAGAGGAAGTGGGAAGCGGACGGGACTGTCGCTGAGCGATGGAAGCACTACCTGCAGAACACCTGCGTTGAGTGGCTGAGGAAATACGTGAGCTACGGGCAGGCCGTGCTGGAGAAGAAAG AGCGCCCCACGGTCCGAGTGTCGGGGCAGGAGACCCCCGGGATCCTGACCTTGCACTGCCGCGCTTACGGCTTCTACCCGCGGCCCATCACCGTCAGCTGGCTGAAGGACGGCGAGGTCAGGGACCACGAGACCGAGCGGGGCAGCATCACGCCCAACAGCAACGGCACCTACTACACCTGGGCCTCCATCACGGCCCGCCCGGAGGAGAAGGACAAGTACCGGTGCCGCGTGGAGCACGCCAGCCTGCCCGAGCCCGGGCTTTTTGCGTGGG AGTCGGAGTCCAACCTGTTGGCCATCGTGTTGGGCGTGATTGTTGCCATCCTGGCTGTCATCGCCATCATCGCTGGAGTCGTCATTTTGAAGCAGAGATCGG ggaagaagggcTACGGCATGGCGTCAA GCACGGACAGGGGTGCTGGCAGCTCGGCCCAAG TGATGAACGCCTAA
- the LOC129198423 gene encoding class I histocompatibility antigen, F10 alpha chain-like isoform X1, whose product MGPGGALGLGLLLLLGVLGGAASELHSLQYFHIGVSEPSPGVPQFVSVGYVDGNLISRYDSETGRTVPGADWMRDNLDQQYWDGQTQIAQSNQQVNRVNLDTARDRYNQSGGAHTLQRMYGCDLLEDGSTRGYWQDAYVGRDFIAFDMDTMTFTAADAAAQITKRKWEADGTVAERWKHYLQNTCVEWLRKYVSYGQAVLEKKERPTVRVSGQETPGILTLHCRAYGFYPRPITVSWLKDGEVRDHETERGSITPNSNGTYYTWASITARPEEKDKYRCRVEHASLPEPGLFAWESESNLLAIVLGVIVAILAVIAIIAGVVILKQRSGKKGYGMASSTDRGAGSSAQVMNA is encoded by the exons ctgctgggggtccTCGGCGGGGCAGCGAGCG AGCTCCATTCCCTGCAGTACTTCCACATTGGGGTGTCAGAGCCCAGCCCGGGGGTGCCCCAGTTCGTGTCCGTGGGGTACGTGGACGGGAACCTCATTTCACGCTACGACAGCGAGACGGGGAGGACGGTGCCTGGGGCGGACTGGATGAGGGACAACCTGGATCAGCAGTACTGGGACGGGCAGACCCAGATTGCACAGAGCAATCAGCAGGTTAACCGTGTGAACCTGGACACAGCGCGGGACCGCTACAACCAGAGCGGGG GGGCTCACACGCTGCAGCGCATGTACGGCTGTGACCTCCTGGAGGATGGTAGCACCAGGGGGTATTGGCAGGACGCCTACGTCGGGAGGGACTTCATCGCCTTTGACATGGACACGATGACGTTCACTGCGGCGGACGCAGCAGCGCAAATCACCAAGAGGAAGTGGGAAGCGGACGGGACTGTCGCTGAGCGATGGAAGCACTACCTGCAGAACACCTGCGTTGAGTGGCTGAGGAAATACGTGAGCTACGGGCAGGCCGTGCTGGAGAAGAAAG AGCGCCCCACGGTCCGAGTGTCGGGGCAGGAGACCCCCGGGATCCTGACCTTGCACTGCCGCGCTTACGGCTTCTACCCGCGGCCCATCACCGTCAGCTGGCTGAAGGACGGCGAGGTCAGGGACCACGAGACCGAGCGGGGCAGCATCACGCCCAACAGCAACGGCACCTACTACACCTGGGCCTCCATCACGGCCCGCCCGGAGGAGAAGGACAAGTACCGGTGCCGCGTGGAGCACGCCAGCCTGCCCGAGCCCGGGCTTTTTGCGTGGG AGTCGGAGTCCAACCTGTTGGCCATCGTGTTGGGCGTGATTGTTGCCATCCTGGCTGTCATCGCCATCATCGCTGGAGTCGTCATTTTGAAGCAGAGATCGG ggaagaagggcTACGGCATGGCGTCAA GCACGGACAGGGGTGCTGGCAGCTCGGCCCAAG TGATGAACGCCTAA
- the LOC129198428 gene encoding C-type lectin domain family 2 member B-like → MGQGEEEAFPCTSRNMEEPLGPQDEEASSHTEVPGYPDKRTHRRVLGKRCGPYLAYILVVVVVLALAAALPVQSAGRHEGCPTLVLACPDDWVGYRKVCYYLSNEEGSWEWSQEWCSSHGASLAVLQREWEMEFLLRLKGNTDVWLGLQRQGERLEWVDGSSFNQRIPVQGQEPCLFLKDHDLWSSSCSKQRPYVCSKASVLMGTT, encoded by the exons ATGGGacaaggggaggaggaggcattCCCCTGTACCAGTAGGAACATGGAGGAGCCCCTGGGTCCCCAGGACGAAGAGGCATCCTCCCACACAGAGGTGCCTGGGTATCCAGACAAAAGGACACACAGAAGAGTTCTGG GCAAGCGGTGCGGTCCCTATCTAGCGTACATCCTGGTGGTGGTTGTGGTCCTAGCTTTGGCTGCCGCTCTTCCTGTACAATCAG caGGGAGACATGAAGGCTGTCCAACTCTGGTGCTGGCCTGTCCTGACGACTGGGTTGGGTATCGCAAAGTCTGCTACTACCTCTCGAATgaggaggggagctgggagTGGAGCCAGGAGTGGTGCTCCTCACACGGGGCCTCGCTGGCTGTGCTCCAGAGGGAGTGGGAAATG GAGTTTCTCTTGCGCCTCAAGGGCAACACTGATGTCTGGCTTGGGCTGCAGAGACAAGGCGAGCGCCTGGAGTGGGTGGATGGCAGCAGCTTCAACCAGAG GATCCCGGTGCAGGGCCAAGAACCGTGTTTGTTCCTGAAGGACCATGATCTCTGGAGTTCAAGCTGCTCAAAGCAACGGCCTTATGTGTGCAGCAAGGCCTCAGTTCTGATGGGAACCAcgtga